The Brassica napus cultivar Da-Ae chromosome C7, Da-Ae, whole genome shotgun sequence genomic interval TTGGGAATCTAGTCGAAGCATACCTAGCTTTTGAAAAGTTTGCCAAGTAAAGTTTTCTTGTTTCCTCTCTGCTGCATTGATGAGAAGAATAGATaagcttctctctctttttgtgtGTTCGCAATGTCTGATATTGGGATTCTATATATGTGCAGCGCTTTTGTTCAGGAGTTTCGTAATTGGGAATCTGCTTGGGCATTGGAAGCTCTCTATGTTGTTTGCTATGAAATccgaattcttgctgaaaaggTAGTCTTTCACTTTTATATCACTCATCCAAAATCTTAGATTAGTTTAGTTTCACATCTCCTGAAGGTTTACAATGGCAATGCAGGCTGATAAAGAGTTGACCTCTAATGGAAAATCGCCTGAGAAATTGAAAGCAGCAGGATCTCTTCTCATGAAAGTCTTTGGAGTTCTTGCTGTAAGCTTCCTTAGTCTTTGTTACTCTTTTACTTTTGTGTTGAGTTTCTTCTTTTGAGGATccttatttagtttttttttaaaaaaaactgtagGGTAAAGGTCCAAAACGAGTTGGAGCATTATATGTGACTTGCCAATTGTTCAAGACCTACTTCAAGGTGAAACTCATGATAAATGGTTAACATTCACTTGTAATATGATCAGCCATTTACTAAAAATGTGTCCCTTGTTTCTGTATTTCAGCTTGGAACTGTCAATCTTTGTCGAAGTGTGATAAGAAGTATTGAGACTGCTCGGATATTTGACTTTGAGGAGTTTCCAAGAAGAGATAAGGTCTTGTGCAAGTTCTCTGCAATCAGTTTTAGTTTCTGGCCTCCTGATTTGGTTATACATTTATCTTATCTTCTCTTTTTATTCGAAAACTCTGCaggttacatacatgtattataCCGGAAGATTAGAAGTCTTCAACGAGAATTTTCCTGCTGTGAGTGACTAATAGAACGTTCATTTTGTAGTTATTAGTTGAAGTGTTATTGATGAGGACATGTTCTTGTTTGAATCTTGCAGGCTGATACAAAGCTATCATATGCCTTACAACATTGCAACCCCAAAAGAGAACGGAATATAAGGTATGTTTGTGGTTTTGCTCTCTAATTAGTGATTAACGTCATGCGTTTCATTGCTTAATGAGGATAATTGGCTTATATTCAGGATGATATTGAAGTATTTAATACCAGTGAAACTTTCTTTAGGAATCATACCAAAAGATGAGCTCTTACAAAAGTATAATCTTCATGAGGTAACAaccattctttttgttttcaaaaatactCCTCAGTTCTATGTCAAACTTATCTCTCTTAATCAAACTTTTCTATGTGTCCAGTACATGAATGTTGTGCAAGCTCTGAGAAAGGGTGATCTCAGGCTTCTTCGGCATGCTCTTCAAGAACACGAAGATAGGTATGTCTTTCGTTGACATCTTACTGTACTTATCTACATCCTAATGTTAGGTCCTTGTCTTAGACTAGCAGTGTACGAGCATTGTGATTAGCGTAGGTGGCTTCTAGTGTATTGTAGCTGTGTTGACAGCTCAGCAATGACTGGTTAGTTATAGAGCTAAAGGTTAAATGAGAGTGGAGATGCCCTTGTTAGTCTATCgcataaaaaaattgtttagttttgattaTTAGATCACTGAACAACTTTAATATTAATCAGGTTCTTGAGGTCTGGTGTGTACCTTGTCTTGGAAAAGCTGGAGCTCCAAGTCTACCAGAGACTCATGAAGAAAATGTGAGTAGTAGTTACAAAACACTCGATTACTTCAGTTTCACAGTTTcgtaactctttttttttaattaatgtttcaGTTATATCATCCAGAAGCTAAGTGATCCGGCAAGAGCTCACCAACTGAAACTTGAAGTGATTGCTAAAGCACTTAGATGGCTTGAGATAGACATGGATCTCGATGAGGTTTCTTCTACGTTTCCATCTCATTCGTTGCTTTTGATTACTTTGCATAGAAATGTTATAAAACTCACAGTTCTGATACTATTGGTTGCAGGTGGAATGTATAATGACGATCTTGATTTACAAAAACCTTGTTAAAGGTTATTTGGCACACAAGAGCAAAGTGGTAGTTCTAAGCAAGCAAGATCCTTTCCCTAAACTGAACGGGAAGCCTGTTGGCTCATAGTGACTTGCGGGTTGTCCTTGTTGTTGTATTAAGAAACCCTGTTTTAACCCGAGCTTAATCTCATTATTTACTTCCAAATTGTTTTTGATAGTCTGATAGAtttgtttttggaataaaaaatgATCTAAAAAGAATCAGAACATCCAGATTGTTTTACAGGCTTGAATAATTTCTTTTTCCATCTCAACAGTTTACGAGTTGTTTGCTTTTTGTACAttcaaagtttaaaattttgtaacaaTTGAAATCAGTCGACCAATAAAGAAAACATGAACGTTGTGCCTAATAATAGATACCAATTGTTCATTTATCTATGTGGCATGTAGAGGTGGCAATGTTGGACCTGGCCCATAAAAAAAATGTCGCGGAATGGTACTGGGCCGGGAATTTCTAGACCCACAAATTAGCAGGCATCGCGGGACACGTGGTTGTAGGATTGGACTTTTTCGATATGGGGTGAAACAGGCCCTGCGGGATTACAAGGAtccgtgtttttcttttcttcatttcTTGTTTTACTTAAGAAAATGAGAGTGAAAAGAAGGTGATTCATGTGACTTTCTCCGAGAAAATGAATCGAGCTCCGGCGATTACGATTCGAGTTCCGgtgatgatgattcgagctccgACGATTTGAGCTCTGGTGgtgttttaatttaatgttcttttttatttactttgggATTGACAACTTTGATTTagtgtttggttttatttattttggattcATCAAACTAAAAAATTGGTTATGAATTTATGAGTTATAAACTAATGAAAAACATCTTCCGCAATTATCTTTAATTGGTATGTTAATATGTTTGGAGTGTGACAAAATTAACTacaattattgttttaaataacaaactagattttgactctTGCTTTAAAAGTGCGgataattttacaaattttatataaatgtgtaattttatatgtatatatattattcaaatttactACATATATGAGAGATCATATGGAGTTTCAAGTTATAGAGCGTTAGGTCTGGGAAGCGGGTCAAACCCACCCCGCCCGACCCGCCCCGCCGTGGGTTGAGTCATTTTTTTGACTCAAAAATTTGATCCGCATGACCCGCAAGAAGAAAATATTACACCTGCACCCGCTCCACTTAATTTTGCAGGTAACCCGCGGAtaattgtttgataaaaataattattttatttatttattttcaaaaaaataacataaaaatatatttaataataaaatattatatatattttttaattttcccttattttcttatttttaacgaaaatcaatatatttttctttttcaaaagaatTTCTTTCAAAAAACCCTTTTTTTTACCTTGCGGGTTAGCGGGTATCTGCAATTCAATTTCAACCAACCCACACCCGCTCCGCATAAAATAGATTTGACCTGCACCCGCACCCACGATTTAATTAGATTTGGAATATAGTATATTTTCATAGTATCTCTTccttttaaacaaaaactaggataagacccgcgccttgcgcgggattaagttattatttttattatattttggagaatgaaacaatagtttggcttcatttggattacgggtgttcaacccggatatcgggttagtttcggttcggttcggtttttttcggtatttggttagtaaaatataactactattctaaatcaatatttactttgactttagtctttcacatgcttttgaaagatttcaactggacgactaaattgatcagccaatcttgttgctttaaatcattagtgtttatatatatatattatttagtttgaatatttattaaataaaaattcatatgcgttatattttatgatcatttgtaacttattataacaaaaaaataatctattgatcacaaaattttcagagtgggaatattcaaatttctaataatatatagacattttgaaaaattcaaatataacatataagaaaaaatataaatgtttttattatatatttaatgtgattttttaatatctttcaataatataaaattaaaaaaaagaactaagacacaaaaattgttatcaaatatttattattcataataattaattttcatatatacgttaatcatattaggtaatttcgtagcttctaattaaggaaagtgcaaaaaaaattttggtagattatttatcaattagatagttagtttaataaaaaatataatgtaagtcaagatggaccaacctatttttctaagaatagtatattttatatagtcatttattaaatgagaatttataatcatacagttctatgatcattcatatcattttataactgaatatttaaataatcgataacaaaatttcaatgtgaaatctttaataagtttataatttataaatgtttttgaaaattcattgaaagttttaatattaaaatatttatgtaatcttatggtatatagtataatatatatatatatatataaatatatatgttttattattaaatgatattttttactcatatggttttaaaataatgtgtatcttcttataatattaaataaaagttcatattaatacaattttatgatcatttgtaacttattatgacaaaaaaaataatctattgatcacaaaattttcagagtggggatattcaaatttctaataatttatagacgttttgaaaaattcataatataacatataagaaaaattataaatgtttttattatatatttaatgtgatttttaaatatattttaataatataaaattaaaaaaagaactaagatacaaaaattgttatcaaatatttattattcattataattaattttcacatatacgttaatcatattaggtaatttcgtagcttttatttaaggaaagtacaaaatattttttggtacgttatttatcaattcgatagttagtttaataaaaagtgtaatataagttaagatgaaccaacctatttttctaggaatagtatattttgtatagttatttattaaataagaatttataatcatatagttctatgatcgttcatatcgttttataacaaaatatttaaatcatcgataacaaaattttcaatctgaaatctttaataaatttataatttataaatgttcttgaaaattcattgaaagttttaatattaaaatatttatgtaatcttacggtatatagtgtttaatatatatatatatatatatatatatatatatatatatatatatatttattgattttattattaaatgatattttttactcatatggttttaaaatcatgtgtatcttcttataataaaaatgttaaaccaattgatcattaatttttaacataataattttaatagttttagtcatttattgtcgtttttaaaaattcaaaatataacatatacgaaaaaatctaaattttatttttatagctaatttgattgtttaatttattttaataatataaaattaaacaaaaaatgatggaggagatatacattgttatcaaatctttattattaaactcattaattgtcatatatatattagtcatttatggtaattccgtaggttttatttaaggaaagaaaatatcatatcatatcattatatcatatagtttgaccaacttatgtatctaacaacatataaaaatcgaatgtggacctacttatttttcaattgaatgtaattgactacctaattgagtgccacctatgcattggggcctcttttaattaatacaaaattgaggttacatcttttcaaatgttcctcaattaatatataagggatatctAATGTAAAATCTGTTTTGGATAtcatacaatactaaaagtaaCATATCCTCAACTGTGGCTGTGCCACGTAggcaaaaatattcaaaaaaccGAATGggcttttctttgtttttaatttgtttatatgtAAGACCCATTAGGCCCAGTTCATTTTCGTGATTTACCCTAATTTCTCGTGCCACCTCTTACCGTCTCtattcttccttcttcttcgacGAGAGTGGAGAAATCGGCGATTGGATTTCTCAACGGAAATCGTTTCATCGCCACCACCCCATTAAACCATCTCTGCGCCATGAATTCTTCTTTAATGGGTTCGTTTTTCCTTCCTGTATCTCCTCCTATTTATATCGGGCCATTTCCGAAAGGATTCAATACTCTCAAAAATGTCAAGAATGATGAATTCCAACAGCAAGACCTCTGTTTCCGGCGATCTTACCTCCGCGAAGTTGATCAACTACACCGGTGAGCCTGTGAACCGTTCCTCTGAAACCGCCAATTCCTATGTCGTAGCTAGGCCAAAAAAAGGCATAACTGGTGACTCCTCCGCCAACGCTGTCGCCGGTGAAGCTAGGTACAAGAAACGCCAAGGAAAGGCCGTTGTTTCCTCTGACAAGTCcgatgcagttttgtccctgTCGGACCACACGAAGACGCCTTTTGGTCTAGAGATCCTGCTCATCAACGAGCAGGTCTGAATCGGAAtatatttgtttgatttatCTATTTTGGTTTGTCGAATGATTGACAGTAACTAAGGTTGTTCCGCTGTTATGAACAGGGTATTGTGATTCAGGGGTTTATTCCACCAGGGAGGATTGACACCTATCTGCCACACTTGGTTGCTTGTTCCATATACAGACTCACCAACTTCTACGGGTCTAAGAGCAAAATTGTGTACCGTGTTGCTGAGCCAAATATGACCGTGACTTTCTCTTGGAACTCCGTCCTCTCTGTTTCAGCGGACAGTACGGCTGGGTTTACTGAGGATCGGCTCTGATTCTATGGGCACAAGGAATTTGATGAGGCCTGAGACAGTAAAGGAGACCTTTATGGTAAGCTCTCAATCCATATAATTGTGTAAACAGATTGGTTTTGATTATGTTATGATGAAATATTGGTTGGTTGTatctgatctttgcaattttggcTGTTAGTCTAGAGAGTAGGCTGTTACATATCCTCAACTGTGGCTGTGCCACGTAggcaaaaatattcaaaaaaccGAATGggcttttctttgtttttaatttgtttatatgtAAGACCCATTAGGCCCAGTTCATTTTCGTGATTTACCCTAATTTCTCGTGCCACCTCTTACCGTCTCtattcttccttcttcttcgacGAGAGTGGAGAAATCGGCGATTGGATTTCTCAACGGAAATCGTTTCATCGCCACCACCCCATTAAACCATCTCTGCGCCATGAATTCTTCTTTAATGGGTTCGTTTTTCCTTCCTGTATCTCCTCCTATTTATATCGGGCCATTTCCGAAAGGATTCAATACTCTCAAAAATGTCAAGAATGATGAATTCCAACAGCAAGACCTCTGTTTCCGGCGATCTTACCTCCGCGAAGTTGATCAACTACACCGGTGAGCCTGTGAACCGTTCCTCTGAAACCGCCAATTCCTATGTCGTAGCTAGGCCAAAAAAAGGCATAACTGGTGACTCCTCCGCCAACGCTGTCGCCGGTGAAGCTAGGTACAAGAAACGCCAAGGAAAGGCCGTTGTTTCCTCTGACAAGTCcgatgcagttttgtccctgTCGGACCACACGAAGACGCCTTTTGGTCTAGAGATCCTGCTCATCAACGAGCAGGTCTGAATCGGAAtatatttgtttgatttatCTATTTTGGTTTGTCGAATGATTGACAGTAACTAAGGTTGTTCCGCTGTTATGAACAGGGTATTGTGATTCAGGGGTTTATTCCACCAGGGAGGATTGACACCTATCTGCCACACTTGGTTGCTTGTTCCATATACAGACTCACCAACTTCTACGGGTCTAAGAGCAAAATTGTGTACCGTGTTGCTGAGCCAAATATGACCGTGACTTTCTCTTGGAACTCCGTCCTCTCTGTTTCAGCGGACAGTACGGCTGGGTTTACTGAGGATCGGCTCTGATTCTATGGGCACAAGGAATTTGATGAGGCCTGAGACAGTAAAGGAGACCTTTATGGTAAGCTCTCAATCCATATAATTGTGTAAACAGATTGGTTTTGATTATGTTATGATGAAATATTGGTTGGTTGTatctgatctttgcaattttggcTGTTAGTCTAGAGAGTATTAAACATTTTAAGGCTGGTTTGATCTTGACCCAAGAAAATATGTATCTTCAGTTTGGTTTTCAACGTTTTAAGGCTTTAATATTGCTTTGGCTTAGATGATCTCATGTTTCTATCTCATGTCTTTCACTGTCACCAAGGTACTGCGCCCTGAGGCTCTGGACCCTGAAGGCATCTTGGATGGCAACTTGCATGAGGAAGCTGAAGATGGAAAGGGGAATTCTGCCGATGAGAAGGTGAAGAAGAGTTCTGATGTTGTTGAGTCAGCAGAAGTCTAACGGTACAATTGTGGCTGAAATTTCTTATCtctgttttttggttttattaaagACTATGCATTGTTTCTAGACTCTGTTTTTGCAGGATTAGAACCATTTCGGTATTACTATCTATTGGTtcacttatctttttttttttaaacctacATCGTTTTGAGAGTATTCAAGTGTTTTAAGTCTTTTAGTTCTTAAGAGTGAAGTTAAGTTTGATACGAGTAGTGGCATGTTATCAAGTTGatcatttaattttgtttaatacaAAATCAGTTTCAAATCTCAAAATCACACGGAAAATCTTGATCTGAGAAGGAAAGAAGTACTCCCTTCGTTTCTTAATATGAATAGTTTTGGCTAAAAACgcgaaaattaagaaaattattatgtttttaaaaagtattttataataaataggttagatataatttaatcaataaaaaataggTCTATTAGTTTGATTGGTCACACTGtattcaataaatgtaaaatttatctaaaaatacgaaaactatttacattttgaaacaaaaacatttccctaaaactacttacaatatgaaacagagggagtattattcATTGTGCCAGCATTTACACTCTTTCTCTATACCTCTTCCAAGTAAACCCAAATCTGCCAAATACGCATATTCCTCACGCATGAGCGCAAGAAACATAGTACACCTTCTTCTCGGTTTTCAACTCCAGAAACTGTGAAAGCTTAATCACAATGGCTACGCCACCCCCTGACCAACCAGTGGAATCTGCAGGTATATACTTTGGTGTCTATtagattcatttttatcattGTATTGGTAGATCATATTCAAAACAACTCACAGTCTGATCTATATTAGTGCTACTGCTCATTCagcatatgtatttttatactCATTCTATAAAGCAATAGTTATTTTTATACAATAATTATGTTCCCttacacaaaaaaatatcagtAATCGGAATGACGTCATGTAGCCATAGTTTATAAGTTACGTTCATTATATCGTCGCTTTGGTGCCTATTCTttgttataaaatcaaatgttAGAGTTATTTCTTGATTACTGTGATTGAACTCTATGTATTCTAACATGTACTCCCTACATTGGCTAATATGCCGCTAATGGTTCTTCGAGTTCTTCGAACCCGTATTACTGCAGTTATGTTAGAACCAACATTCAGATCAATACATAAACATAAACTATATCGATACATGTATCACACTGAATTTAAAATTGTAATCAATGAAACTGATAAtgtagattatttttttaaatttttttttagaaaaactgGTATTCATCTATTGAACAAGTTTCTACTtcgataaaaatatcaataatatcaattagaacttcataaaattttaatgataaagCCAAATACTACCCTCAACTCAAGCTAAAAAATACAATACTTTCAGCTTAATTTCTTTTATCAGCTTATAAGTTCTTTACATTTTACATCATGCATGAATATTATTCAGTACTTGACAAAGTTTCCAAGTAAACTATCTGCGCGTAACGCGGAAAAAAGATCTAGTACTTTTAAGATTAGAATATATTTAAGAGAATTATTCTACCGTTATTTCAATTTTTGGAAAACTACATTTAAAATGAAGATATTGTCGATCTGTAGAATATTTTACGACTATTTATTGTGAGGTTAGTTTCAAACCGGAAATAGAATATGCTACAAAATCTATAGATCATTAAGTATTAAATATCTATGTTGAATAAATTTTGGAAATTAGttctaacaatattttttgcatttaaaaCCAGTAGGTGGTTGTCCGCGATTTCGGGGGTTTGAATATTTTGTAACAGTATATTtactataattttttgaattaaaatatatttttattattatgtgttttgttaaagtttttctaagaataattgttttaaaaaaagaaataaatatgactattttaaatatttttgatattttgtattgatAATTGTACtgaaattagttatatataatattcatgattcagtttttaataaaattaattaagttttGAAGGTATATAATCCtgaaacttttgaaatattttatataatttagaaaTACTTGATTGCTAAAAAGTgaagcattatatatatatatatatatatatatatatatacatattataaatcacatatttagttaccataaattatTTTGTGCAATATATTTAGATCGTTTGGATAATGATAAAACTGGTTCTAGAACTGattttcttattcataaaatatttaaaaattgaaaattcactAACAAATcgaattataataattttttctcaaactcTTTATATGATCGAcatctaagaaaaaataataattaagtaatttttcattaaatataaaatgaaaatttaaaatagattttattaatttatttatttgtttgtataaATGACCTAAAACCTCttatcataatttaaaacatatgataagccaatattaataattttataaatctattaataatttttataaatgattgataaagcatttatgaattttattatacattaatagttattatgatagTAAAATAAGgtcacaataaaaaaaaaatttatacaataagccaagataaataattttataactgtTTTTATAGATGATTTATAATGCATATAACTTTAGAAGATGTTatagttattatgataatttattaaaaacgatatgattattttatattcttaaataaGGCCTTGTATTTGTTaccatatataaaataattagtttataaatatataaaaaaatttcaaacattaTTACTATTTCTATAGTTTTAACAATTAGTtactataaataatattttgtaatattatgtagattGTTTGGCAAGTGACATTAActgtttatataattattttttacttttaaatctaaataaaataaataaaaataaatacaaattaaaaattattttccaatcAATTTTAGAGATCATTCATATACCACGGACACAGAACTTAAAGGCGGACAGTCTCGCACGCAGTGCAAGAAAGCAACTGTCGTTTGTCGTCCATATGGATGCAGAGCTACCGGGGTGGTTCGCAGAGTCTGCATGAGTCTGCTttgtttgttgacaaaaaaaaaggtttcatAAATGTTCGACACATAAGCAAAGTgacttttcaattaatatatagtatgatatatagctttgattttaaatagattttataaattaatttataagctTTTATAGATGATTTGCAAACTCTTataataacttcaaatatacaATAAgccaagataaataattttataaatattgttatagATGATTTACAAAGCATATAATATGACCTTTAGAAGATGTTATAATTATtatgataattaatataaaatataatacttttaaataagaatataaaatcattaaattgatttatataaagtgtttatcattttttattttatgaattttataactataaaaattgatcaacttattttttttctataatttcaacaattaattaacataaatcattttttgtaatattatgtaaattatttggcAAGTGATATTAATTAGTTACAgatttactttttctttttagatatagttaaaataattaaaaattaaaaatcattgaccaatcaaattataacaattttgtaaaagtttCTTTATGATCGACACGCCaacaaaaattagtaaaataacttctcaattaatataaaGTATGATTTTTAACAGTTAGATTTGCTTacctttaatttttattaaaaatattaaaaagtagaTAATATAGCAAGAAAATCTGGAAAGaataaattacatatatacTTTCGTTTTATCTGTTAATGAAAACGGTGCAATTTTTAAAtgtccaaaataatattttgtccAGATAAATGCATACCTAAAGCTGAAATAAAGCAGAGAAAATAGCagacgaaagaaaaaaaattatagttagcTATGATAAAACTCGATGCAAAAAGATAAGAAACCTCAAAACTCCGATAAAGACAATTTTCGGCCATATCTCTTCATTGGTTTGATCCAGATAAACCTGTGAAATCCCAAAGCACGAATCAAAGAcagaaaacgtttttttttttttttttttttggtcaaaagacAGAAAACGTTATACTAACAAAAAAAACCcatgaaatatgaaaaatattaaagttacCTGAAAATTATTGAGGATATAACAATCTAATTCATTGTATCGATGAAAAAACTTAATTTCATTATGAGATCACTTACATCTCTCGGGAATTTACCAAAATTAACTCACAGCTTGGTTTTAATCCcgaacctatacccaaacttgaatcaaatgcaaaattaaactaaaagtCTTGTGAAATTAAATCccaaccccttgtgaccaaacaaaaaaacaaaagtcatttttatgaatatagctctagtaagtcgtctgagtcgtctgaaatgttggaagtcgtctagacgacttcaAAGTAAATCTtctggtgtagctgatcttaaaaataatttatacattttttaaaaaatattttgataagcgaaaaattaaaatcatgtaattataaacagttttaagtgatataaattaaaatataacaaaattgaattgttttcaacatagatgagtgtaggtagtgaatcatgatattctttggtctagggtttggcaacatatgttgtagtattgtatatattcttagggttagattttggaaagcttgaatgtttttttgaaaaattaattttttacatatacgtgtttatttttgtgtatagtaaacacttttgaagtttaatttgattttatgaagtgtttagttagttaattaagtttaggggttatgtttacggtctagatgacttacatttcagtcgtttggtgaagaaattaaaacagacgatttacatgtaagtcgtccaaatattcccgcctaattttttttttttaaattattttcccgcttaaataatttaaacctgACGACTTaagtcttctattttaatttcccgccaaaaatattttaatttccccCTAAAAATACtaaagtcttctggacgacttacaataagtcgtctgaatcaaaaatatttaacctaattggattttgtgtctccctatataaagaaaaatttacacattgtctctcctcctctcaaatggctgcaacaaaaatgcaATTCTCATCATTCTAAACTCCTCAACTTCTCTCTAATctttttgacttgaaaacaccaaactttatatgaaattttcagttttgtctcatctCTTTCTtaataatctatcttttttttgtaggtttttaatcagatggtactcatTTTCCATTCATTTAAAgatagatctattaattttatatatgtatttttgtgtgttctataaaggtagatttatctacttttccactcattttctctg includes:
- the LOC106376212 gene encoding enhanced ethylene response protein 5; protein product: MAYVSMGEAHRRITEYLNRFCDAVSYQDSSMLCRLLSFSSNSPSLLSLADALNVFQDASSLIRQSDKFSEYGEILAHLFRSLQSYRVGNLVEAYLAFEKFANAFVQEFRNWESAWALEALYVVCYEIRILAEKADKELTSNGKSPEKLKAAGSLLMKVFGVLAGKGPKRVGALYVTCQLFKTYFKLGTVNLCRSVIRSIETARIFDFEEFPRRDKVTYMYYTGRLEVFNENFPAADTKLSYALQHCNPKRERNIRMILKYLIPVKLSLGIIPKDELLQKYNLHEYMNVVQALRKGDLRLLRHALQEHEDRFLRSGVYLVLEKLELQVYQRLMKKIYIIQKLSDPARAHQLKLEVIAKALRWLEIDMDLDEVECIMTILIYKNLVKGYLAHKSKVVVLSKQDPFPKLNGKPVGS